TATCTTCTAAAACCAATTTCTATTGATGAATTAAAAGCTTCTCTACAACGTTTCAACACAAAATATAAAATAAACTTAAACAATAGAGAACTGCAAATTATTAGAGAAATGTCTAACGGATTAAGTAGCCAAAATATTGGCGAAAAATTATGCATTAGTAGGCATACAGTAGATACCTATAGACGAAGTATTTTAGAAAAAACAGCATGTCAAAATACTGCGCAATTAATTAAGTTCTCCTTAAAAAGCGGACTTATTTAAAAAATTATTTCGCTGATTTGTAGCATATAATCGATAATTTACTCATTAATGAGGTTGAATAGTATCAATTGTGATGGTAGCTAAAGTTAAAGTAAATAGTATGTTTGTAGACCAAAATAATTTTTAAATTTTTGTTTTTATAGTTGAAAACCATGCGTTAGATTCTGATAATTATATTAATATCAAAAATATTTTAGCTAAAATATTTTTTATTCAGTAAAAAATATTTTTCACTCCCCTTCAAAAAATTACACCCCTTCAAAAAAATTAAACAAACATTACTTCCCTAAAATAATGTAATAAACTGCAATTGCAGTAATAAATATATTATGATATTTTAAAAATTTTTAAAACACCTAAACTATGAAAAAACAATTATTTTTTATTGTCGCATTCATCTTTGCATTAAATATTTCTGCTCAAAATTGGGATGAAATTATAAAAAAAACGGCTTCTGATGGTGCTGCAAATGATCAATTTGGTTATTCTGTATCTATTAGCGGAGACAAAGCTATTGTAGGAGCGCCTGATGACGATGACAATGGTTCTAATTCAGGATCTGCCTATGTTTTTAGTTTTGTAAATAATAATTGGGTAGAAGAAGCAAAATTAACAGCATCTGATGGAGCTGCGGATGATTATTTTGGTTGGTCCGTTACAATTAGTGGCAACAGAGCCGTTATTGGAGCGCGACTGGCGGATGGTTATATAGGAGCTGCTTATGTTTTTAGTTTTGTAAATAATAGTTGGGTAGAAGAAGCAAAATTAACAGCTTCTGATGGTACAAGTGGTGATTATTTTGGAGCCTCCTCTGCTTTTAGTGGAGATAGAGTCATTGTTGGAGCTTATAATGCTAATACTTTTTTTGGAGCTGCTTATATTTTTAATTATGTAAATAATAGTTGGGTTCAAGAAGCAAAATTAACGGCATCAGATGGCGCTTCTAGCGATAATTTTGGTTATTCAGTAGCGATAAGTGGAGACAAAGCAATTGTAGGTTCTTTGGGTGATGATGATGATGGTACAGATTCAGGATCTGCTTATATTTACAATGTTGCAAGTGGCAGTTGGATAGAGGAGGCTAAAATAACGGCTACTGATGCTGCACAAAGTGATTTATTCGGATGGTCTGTTGCTATAAGTGGGGATAAAGCGATTGTAGGTGCAAATCGTAATGATGATGGTGGTCAAGATTCAGGATCTGCTTATGTATTTAGTTTTGTGAATAACAATTGGACACAAGAAGCAAAACTAATCGCTTCTGATGATGGTCCTGATAAACAATTTGGAAATTCCGTTGCTATTGAAGGGAACAAAGCCATTATAGGTGCTCATTATGATGATGTGAATGCTACCAATTCAGGGTCTGCGTATATTTTTAGTTTTTCTAATAATATTTGGCAAGAAGTAACAAAAATAACTCCTTCTGATGGTGCGCAATTCAGTTATTTTGGATTTGATGTTGACATAAGTGGAGATAAAGCTATTGTAGGCGCTCGTTTTGATGCTGGCATCGCTCCTTCTTCCGGATCTGTTTATTTCTTTGGTGAATTACCTCCTGACTCAACCCCACCAGTAATTTCTGGAGTAACTATGGAATCAAACAATATTACAAATACCTTAGCAAAAGTAGGAGACCAAATTACGTTAAGTTTTTCAGCAGATGAATCAATTAACCCACCAACAGTACAAATAGCAGGTATTACTTCTACAACAGTTACCAATACAAATGGTAATAACTGGACTGCAACTATAACAGTGGCTGGTAACTCCGCAGAAGGAGCAGCTACATTTTTAATTTCAAATATATCAGATACGGCTACTAACACAGCTTCAAATGTAGATGCAGTATCTTCAGGAAGTGCAGTAATTATAGATAATACAGCACCAGCAGGATATAGTGTTAGTATAGATCAATCTCCAATAAATGCAGCAAATAATCAAGCAGTAAGTTTCACTTTTGCAGGAGCAGAAGTTGGGTCCACTTACAATTATACTTTAAATAGTAACAATGGAGGTACACCAGTAATAGGAACAGGTACAATTGCTACAGCAACAGATCAGATTTCAGGTATTGACTTGAGTGGTCTTTCTGACGGAATAATAACCTTGAGTGTTACTTTAACAGATACAACAGGAAATACAGGAGGTGCAGTTACAGATACAGAAAGTATAGATGTAACAGTACCAGCAGGATATAGTGTAAGTATTGATCAATCTTCAATATACGCAGCAAATGATGAAGCAGTAAGCTTCACTTTTATAGGAGCGGAAATAGGGTCAACTTACAATTATACTTTAAATAGTAATAATGGAGGTACACCAGTAACAGGAACAGGTACAATTGCCACAGCTACAGATCAGATTTCAGGTATTGACTTGAGTGGTCTTTCTGATGGAATAATAACCTTGAGTATTACTTTAACAGATACAGCAGGAAATACAGGAGGTGCAGTAACAGATACAGAAAGTAAAGATGCAACAGTACCAACAGGATATAGTGTAAGTATTGATCAATCTCCAATAAATGTAGGAAATAATGAAGCAGTAAGTTTCACTTTTGCAGGAGCAGAAGTTGGGTTAACCTACAATTATACTCTAAACAGTAATAATGGAGGTGCATCAGTAACAGGAACAGGTACAATTGCTGCAGCTACAGATCAGATTTCAGGTATTGACTTGAGTGGTCTTTCTGACGGAATAATAACCTTGAGTGTTACTTTAACAGATACAGCAGGAAATACAGGAGGTGCAGTTACAGATACAGAAAGTAAAGATGCAACAGCACCAGTAATAACCTTGTTACTAGATAATCCACAAACGATAGAGGTGCATAGTCCATACTCGGAATTAAATGCTACTGCATCAGATAATATAGATGGAGATATTTCAGGCAACATTTCTATTGACATATCCAATGTAAATATGGCATTTGTTGGTTCTTATACAGTAACCTATAATGTTTCAGATGCAGCAGGCAATCCAGCAACACAAGTAGAAAGAACAGTAGATGTTGTAGATACAACCAAACCAGTAATTGCATTAGTAGGGGTTAACCCACAAAGGATAGAATATAATGAGGTTTATACAGAATTAGCCGCAACTGCTACAGATAATTACGATGATGATATAGCTTTAACAGCAACAATTTCAATAGATGCAAGTGCAGCAGTTGCAGGATCAAGTGATGGTAATACTTTTGGTACATTAGGTACTTATCCAGTATACTATAATGTAACCGATGCAAATAATAATATTGCAGATACAGCAACAAGAGATGTTATTGTAGAAGACACTACAAAACCATTACTTACCTTAATAGATGATAATCCTCAAATTATAGAAATCATAGGCGGAAATACAGCTGTTTATGTAGAGTTAGGTGCAACAGCAAGTGATGAATATGATGTTGATGTTGATGATACTGATATTGTAATAGATGCTTCAGCAGTGACTAATAATTTAGATACAGTAGGCTGTTATCCAGTAACATATACAGTAACAGATGCATCAGGTAACACTAGAATAAGAACAAGAATTGTTTTTGTACTAGAGCCAGGAAAACCTTGGGCAAAAAATGATTCACATACTGTAAATCAAGATAGTCAAAACAATATGCTTACTATTATAGGAAATGATAGTTATGGAACCGATGGTGCTAATCCAAATCACCCAATATCAATATCAGGAACTTATACAGATAATGGAGCAAAAATTGATTTGGTTGGTAATCAAGTACAGTATACGCCAAGAGCAGGTTTTACTGGAGTAGATACATTTGGCTATACCATTACAGATGATAATGGAGATGGTAGTGGAGATGGATCATCAGCGACAGTAACCGTAACTGTAACAGCAGCTACTGTAAATATATCAGCAGTAGCAGACACAGCAAATGCAGTTCAAGGTAGTAATGATGTCGTTGTTATCGACGTTTTAACAAATGATACCTATGGTTCTGCAAATCCGCATGCAACAGAAGCTTTAACGTTAAATTCACCAACAGCAACAAGTACAGAGGGAGCAACTTTATCAGTAGTCAATGGAAAAATCGGTTATGTAGCCTCAGCAACATTTGCAGGTCCAACAGATACTTTTGATTATACAATTAAAGATGTAAACAATGTAACATCAACAGCTACAGTAACAGTAACAATAGGTGCAGCAGATTCAGTAAATGGAGTTCCTTCTGCTAAAGCAGATTCATTCTCAGTAGTTCAAAATACCATAATGTCCTTAGCTGTCTTAGCAAACAATGGTTCAGGAATTGATACGTATGGTACAGATGGAGCACATCCAACTGGAGCATTAACTTTTATCAATGGTACAACTTCATCAAAGAGTGTGAAGCAAATAGAAAGTGGAAGTACTGTAAACAATATTGTTGTGAATGGAAATGTTATAGAATATACTCCAGTAACAGGCTTTACAGGATCAGATAGTTTTTATTACATGATTACTGATGGTAGTGGAGATACTTCAATTGCTCAAGTAATGATTACAGTAACAGAGGTAGCATCACCAACCGCAAATGATGATGCAGCAACTGTAGCTGCTGGAACAACAGCAGTAACAACGATTGATGTATTAGCAAATGATAGTTTTGGTTCAGATGGTCCAGGAGCTACTCCATTAGCAATTACGAATGTAAATGGAAGTACATCTACACTAAATATTGTTAATAATAAAGTAACTTATATTCCAGATGCTGCATTAGTAGATGGAGCCACAGAAACTATTCAATACACCATCACTGATGGAAGTGGAGATATAGCAACAGCAGAAATTACAATTACAATAGGAGCTGGAGCTAGTACAAACGATACACCAACAGCTAAAGATGATGCAGTAACAGTAGCACAAGATAGTAGCGACAATGTAATAAGCATCTTATTAGATAATGGAAATGGAGCAGATGATTATGGAATAGATTTAGCAAATGCTAATCATCCAATATCATTATCAGCATTTTTCACAGACAATGGAGGTGAATTAGAGTTAGTTGGCCAAACTGTATTGTATACACCAAGAGCTGGATTTACAGGAGTTGATTCATTTGGTTATATAATAACAGATGGCAATGGAGATGGATCTTCAGCGACAGTAAATGTAACTGTAACAGCAGCTACTGTAAATATATCAGCAGTAGCAGACACAGCAAATGCAGTTCAAGGCAGTAATGATGTTGTGATCATTAATGTGTTAGCAAACGATACATATGGTTCAGCAGGAGCACATCCAACACAAGCTTTAACGTTAAATTCACCAACAGCAACAAGTACAGAGGGAGCAACTTTATCAGTAGTCAATGGAAAAATCGGTTATGTAGCCTCAGCAACATTTGCAGGTTCAACAGATACTTTTGATTATACAATTAAAGATGTAAACAATGTAACATCAACAGCTACAGTAACAGTAACCATAGGGTCAGCAGATTCAGTAAATGGAGTTCCTTCTGCTAAAGCAGATTCATTCTCAGTAGTTCAAAATACGATGACATCTTTAGCTGTCTTAGCAAACAATGGTTCAGGAATTGATACGTATGGTACAGATGGAGCACATCCAACTGGAGCATTAACTTTTATCAATGGAACAACTTCATCAAAGAGTGTGAAGCAAATAGAAAGTGGAAGTACTGTAAACAATATTGTTGTGAATGGAAATGTCATAGAATATACTCCAGTAACAGGCTTTACAGGATCAGATAGTTTTTATTACATGATTACTGATGGTAGTGGAGATACTTCAATTGCTCAAGTAATGATCACAGTAACAGAGGTAGCATCACCAACCGCAAATGATGATGCAGCAACTGTAGCTGCAGGAACCACAGCAGTAACAACAATTGATGTATTAGCAAATGATAGTTTTGGATCAGATGGTCCAGGAGCTACTCCATTAGCAATTACGAATGTAAATGGAAGTACATCTACACTAAATATTGTTAATAATAAAGTAACTTATATTCCAGAGGCAACATTAGTAGATGGAAACACAGAAACTATTCAATATACCATAACTGATGGAAGTGGAGATATAGAAACAGCAGAAATTACAATTACAATAGGAGCTGGTGCTAGTACAAACGATACACCAACAGCTAAAGATGATGCAGTAACAGTAGCACAAGATAGTAGTGACAATGTAATAAGCATCTTATTAGATAATGGAAATGGAGCAGATGATTATGGAATAGATTTAGCAAATGCAAATCATCCAATATCATTATCAGCATTTTTCACAGACAATGGAGGTGAATTAGAGTTAGTTGGCCAAACTGTATTGTATACACCAAGAGCTGGATTTACAGGAGTTGATTCATTTGGTTATATAATAACAGATGGCAATGGAGATGGATCTTCAGCGACAGTAACAGTAACTGTAACAGCAGCTACTGTAAATATTTCAGCAGTAGCAGATACAGCAAATGCAGTTCAAGGTAGTAATGATGTCGTTGTTATCGACGTTTTAACAAATGATACCTATGGTTCTGCAAATCCGCATGCAACAGAAGCTTTAACGTTAAATTCACCAACAGCAACAAGTACAGAGGGAGCAACTTTATCAGTAGTCAATGGAAAAATCGGTTATGTAGCCTCAGCAACATTTGCAGGTCCAACAGATACTTTTGATTATACAATTAAAGATGTAAACAATGTAACATCAACAGCTACAGTAACAGTAACAATAGGTGCAGCAGATTCAGTAAATGGAGTTCCTTCTGCTAAAGCAGATTCATTCTCAGTAGTTCAAAATACCATAATGTCCTTAGCTGTCTTAGCAAACAATGGTTCAGGAATTGATACGTATGGTACAGATGGAGCACATCCAACTGGAGCATTAACTTTTATCAATGGTACAACTTCATCAAAGAGTGTGAAGCAAATAGAAAGTGGAAGTACTGTAAACAATATTGTTGTGAATGGAAATGTTATAGAATATACTCCAGTAACAGGCTTTACAGGATCAGATAGTTTTTATTACATGATTACTGATGGTAGTGGAGATACTTCAATTGCTCAAGTAATGATTACAGTAACAGAGGTAGCATCACCAACCGCAAATGATGATGCAGCAACTGTAGCTGCTGGAACAACAGCAGTAACAACGATTGATGTATTAGCAAATGATAGTTTTGGTTCAGATGGTCCAGGAGCTACTCCATTAGCAATTACGAATGTAAATGGAAGTACATCTACACTAAATATTGTTAATAATAAAGTAACTTATATTCCTGATGCAACATTAGTAGATGGAAACACAGAAACTATTCAATATACCATCACTGATGGAAGTGGAGATATAGCAACAGCTGAAATTACAATTACGATAGGAGCTGGTGCTAGTACAAACGATACACCAACAGCTAAAGATGATGCAGTAACAGTAGTAGCAAATAGTATAGACAATGACATCTTTATCTTATTAAATAATGGAAATGGAGCAGATGATTATGGAGCAGATGGAGCACATCCAAATCATCCAATATCACCATTACCAGGAGCAACAGATATAGGAGGTACATTAGTATTAGATGGTAACAAAGTAGTTTATACACCAAAAGCAAACTTTACAGGAGTAGATACTTTTAACTATACAATTACAGATGGAAATGGAGATTCGGATACAGCAACTGTAACTATAACTGTTGCAGTAGCTAAAAACTCAACAGATGACTTTAACAGTTCTCAAATCAAAGAGTTACAAGTATCACCAAATCCAACAAGTGGAAACATAAATGTAAGACTTTATAGTGCAAATTCAGAACAAGCTACTATAATACTATTTGATGTAACAGGTAAAGTAGTTTATAAAAGTAGACAAAATCTTACAGAAGGAAATAATACATTTAACTTTAATATACTCTCTAAATCAGGTATTTTATTATTAAAAGTATATACTGATAAAACGAATTTTGGAACAAAAAAGGTAATTATAAAATAAAAAATATCATACTAAGTTTTTTAAAAAAAGAGGCTGTCTGAAAAGGCAGTCTTTTTTTTTGCAAATTTTTAAAGAATTTCGTATTTTTAAGAATGAGCAGAAAAGTTGTTTTTAAGACTTACACTCAAGATCAGTTGAGTCTTTTACCTCCCAGTTATGATGATTTAGTTCCAAAGAATCATCCAGTTCGTATTGTTAATACGATTATAGACCATGTAGATATTAGTAAATTAGAAGAGAGTTATAAAGGTGGAGGCACCTCAAGCTATCACCCAAGAATGTTGCTAAAAATATTAATTTATGCTTATTTACGTAATTTATATTCTTCAAGAAAAATAGAACAAGCTTTATCAGAGAACATCCATTTTATGTGGTTAAGTGGACAAAACAAACCTGATCATAACACAATTAATGATTTTAGAGGTAAAAGACTTCAAGAACATTTCAAGCCCATATTCCATCAAGTAGTTTTACTGCTTGTTGAGCAAGGAGTTATCAGTTTAAAAGATATTTTTGTAGATGGTACTAAAATAGAAGCCAATGCAAATCGCTATACTTTTGTTTGGGGTAAATCTATTAAAACCAGTAAAACTCGCATTGAAAAACAGTTGAAAGAGCTTTGGTCTTATGTAGAGAAGGTTTACAAAGAGGAACAACATATACCCAATACACCAGATTTTGAGCAGATAAATGCGGAGCAAGTTGAAGCTACAATTGATAAAATAAATGAAGTTTTACAAGGCAAAGTAATTGATAAAAAAGTAAAGCAGAAGCTGAATTATGCCAAGAAAAACTGGCCAGCTAATTTAGCGAAATATGAAAAACAAGAAGCTATTTTACAGGGTAGAAATAGTTATAGTAAAACTGATAATGACGCTACTTTTATGCGAATGAAAGATGATCATATGCAAAATGGACAACTCAAACCTGCCTATAATATACAAGCCTCTACCAACAATCAATACCTTACCAATTACACTTTAGCACAAACCACAGCAGACACCACTACTTTAAAAGAACACCTTAACAATCATATCGAAAATTATGACCAAACTCCAGAGACGCTCACAGCAGATGCAGGCTATGGAAGTGAAGAAAATTATACAGATTTAGAAGATAAAGAAATTACCGCTTTTGTAAAATACAATTACTTCCATAAAGAGCAATTAGATAAAAAAAGAGGAAAAACAAATCCTTTCCATCCTAATGAATTACATTATAATAGAGAGA
The DNA window shown above is from Polaribacter sp. Hel_I_88 and carries:
- a CDS encoding Ig-like domain-containing protein; this translates as MKKQLFFIVAFIFALNISAQNWDEIIKKTASDGAANDQFGYSVSISGDKAIVGAPDDDDNGSNSGSAYVFSFVNNNWVEEAKLTASDGAADDYFGWSVTISGNRAVIGARLADGYIGAAYVFSFVNNSWVEEAKLTASDGTSGDYFGASSAFSGDRVIVGAYNANTFFGAAYIFNYVNNSWVQEAKLTASDGASSDNFGYSVAISGDKAIVGSLGDDDDGTDSGSAYIYNVASGSWIEEAKITATDAAQSDLFGWSVAISGDKAIVGANRNDDGGQDSGSAYVFSFVNNNWTQEAKLIASDDGPDKQFGNSVAIEGNKAIIGAHYDDVNATNSGSAYIFSFSNNIWQEVTKITPSDGAQFSYFGFDVDISGDKAIVGARFDAGIAPSSGSVYFFGELPPDSTPPVISGVTMESNNITNTLAKVGDQITLSFSADESINPPTVQIAGITSTTVTNTNGNNWTATITVAGNSAEGAATFLISNISDTATNTASNVDAVSSGSAVIIDNTAPAGYSVSIDQSPINAANNQAVSFTFAGAEVGSTYNYTLNSNNGGTPVIGTGTIATATDQISGIDLSGLSDGIITLSVTLTDTTGNTGGAVTDTESIDVTVPAGYSVSIDQSSIYAANDEAVSFTFIGAEIGSTYNYTLNSNNGGTPVTGTGTIATATDQISGIDLSGLSDGIITLSITLTDTAGNTGGAVTDTESKDATVPTGYSVSIDQSPINVGNNEAVSFTFAGAEVGLTYNYTLNSNNGGASVTGTGTIAAATDQISGIDLSGLSDGIITLSVTLTDTAGNTGGAVTDTESKDATAPVITLLLDNPQTIEVHSPYSELNATASDNIDGDISGNISIDISNVNMAFVGSYTVTYNVSDAAGNPATQVERTVDVVDTTKPVIALVGVNPQRIEYNEVYTELAATATDNYDDDIALTATISIDASAAVAGSSDGNTFGTLGTYPVYYNVTDANNNIADTATRDVIVEDTTKPLLTLIDDNPQIIEIIGGNTAVYVELGATASDEYDVDVDDTDIVIDASAVTNNLDTVGCYPVTYTVTDASGNTRIRTRIVFVLEPGKPWAKNDSHTVNQDSQNNMLTIIGNDSYGTDGANPNHPISISGTYTDNGAKIDLVGNQVQYTPRAGFTGVDTFGYTITDDNGDGSGDGSSATVTVTVTAATVNISAVADTANAVQGSNDVVVIDVLTNDTYGSANPHATEALTLNSPTATSTEGATLSVVNGKIGYVASATFAGPTDTFDYTIKDVNNVTSTATVTVTIGAADSVNGVPSAKADSFSVVQNTIMSLAVLANNGSGIDTYGTDGAHPTGALTFINGTTSSKSVKQIESGSTVNNIVVNGNVIEYTPVTGFTGSDSFYYMITDGSGDTSIAQVMITVTEVASPTANDDAATVAAGTTAVTTIDVLANDSFGSDGPGATPLAITNVNGSTSTLNIVNNKVTYIPDAALVDGATETIQYTITDGSGDIATAEITITIGAGASTNDTPTAKDDAVTVAQDSSDNVISILLDNGNGADDYGIDLANANHPISLSAFFTDNGGELELVGQTVLYTPRAGFTGVDSFGYIITDGNGDGSSATVNVTVTAATVNISAVADTANAVQGSNDVVIINVLANDTYGSAGAHPTQALTLNSPTATSTEGATLSVVNGKIGYVASATFAGSTDTFDYTIKDVNNVTSTATVTVTIGSADSVNGVPSAKADSFSVVQNTMTSLAVLANNGSGIDTYGTDGAHPTGALTFINGTTSSKSVKQIESGSTVNNIVVNGNVIEYTPVTGFTGSDSFYYMITDGSGDTSIAQVMITVTEVASPTANDDAATVAAGTTAVTTIDVLANDSFGSDGPGATPLAITNVNGSTSTLNIVNNKVTYIPEATLVDGNTETIQYTITDGSGDIETAEITITIGAGASTNDTPTAKDDAVTVAQDSSDNVISILLDNGNGADDYGIDLANANHPISLSAFFTDNGGELELVGQTVLYTPRAGFTGVDSFGYIITDGNGDGSSATVTVTVTAATVNISAVADTANAVQGSNDVVVIDVLTNDTYGSANPHATEALTLNSPTATSTEGATLSVVNGKIGYVASATFAGPTDTFDYTIKDVNNVTSTATVTVTIGAADSVNGVPSAKADSFSVVQNTIMSLAVLANNGSGIDTYGTDGAHPTGALTFINGTTSSKSVKQIESGSTVNNIVVNGNVIEYTPVTGFTGSDSFYYMITDGSGDTSIAQVMITVTEVASPTANDDAATVAAGTTAVTTIDVLANDSFGSDGPGATPLAITNVNGSTSTLNIVNNKVTYIPDATLVDGNTETIQYTITDGSGDIATAEITITIGAGASTNDTPTAKDDAVTVVANSIDNDIFILLNNGNGADDYGADGAHPNHPISPLPGATDIGGTLVLDGNKVVYTPKANFTGVDTFNYTITDGNGDSDTATVTITVAVAKNSTDDFNSSQIKELQVSPNPTSGNINVRLYSANSEQATIILFDVTGKVVYKSRQNLTEGNNTFNFNILSKSGILLLKVYTDKTNFGTKKVIIK
- a CDS encoding IS1182 family transposase, yielding MSRKVVFKTYTQDQLSLLPPSYDDLVPKNHPVRIVNTIIDHVDISKLEESYKGGGTSSYHPRMLLKILIYAYLRNLYSSRKIEQALSENIHFMWLSGQNKPDHNTINDFRGKRLQEHFKPIFHQVVLLLVEQGVISLKDIFVDGTKIEANANRYTFVWGKSIKTSKTRIEKQLKELWSYVEKVYKEEQHIPNTPDFEQINAEQVEATIDKINEVLQGKVIDKKVKQKLNYAKKNWPANLAKYEKQEAILQGRNSYSKTDNDATFMRMKDDHMQNGQLKPAYNIQASTNNQYLTNYTLAQTTADTTTLKEHLNNHIENYDQTPETLTADAGYGSEENYTDLEDKEITAFVKYNYFHKEQLDKKRGKTNPFHPNELHYNREKDLYYCPIGQEMKLIDTYKRNTKNGFIQEIHRYQAQNCKGCPLRTLCHKSKTNRVIERNYNLIRLKSKAKILLNSEQGIAKRKQRCWDVEAVFGNIKQNMNFKRFMLRGTRKVNVEIGLIAMAHNLKKYSLTI